One Vigna unguiculata cultivar IT97K-499-35 chromosome 7, ASM411807v1, whole genome shotgun sequence genomic region harbors:
- the LOC114192604 gene encoding polygalacturonase-like translates to MKFSVIILFLSFSVINFVLVQSATFEISKFGGKPNTNIAKALTSVWAEACASTSAVKIVIPSGTYQMTHVDVKGPCKAPIEIQLDGTIKAPPKPEDVGGDQLLRIGYVNALTISGKGVIDGQGSYAWKQNDCSKNTKCKLLGMNLGFNFINNSIIRGITTKDSKHFHVNVLGCNNFTFDGFKVSTPGDSANTDGIHIGRSTGVNVLNTDIATGDDCVSLGDGSRQVLVQNVKCGPGHGISIGSLGKYKEEESVDGITVKGCTLKGTTNGVRIKTWPNEPGTITVTNMKFEDITMDNVMNPIIIDQEYCPWNQCSKQNPSKIKISKVIIKNIKGTSGTKEGIILACSSGVPCEGVEISNVDLTFKGAPVIATCSNVKPKITGKAPACTAPSTKKE, encoded by the exons atgaagttcTCTGtgatcatattatttttatctttttctgtaattaattttgttttagttcAATCAGCGActtttgaaatatcaaaatttgGAGGAAAACCAAATACAAATATAGCTAAG GCTTTAACAAGTGTTTGGGCTGAAGCATGTGCATCCACATCTGCTGTCAAAATTGTGATTCCAAGTGGAACATATCAAATGACCCATGTAGATGTAAAAGGTCCTTGCAAGGCTCCTATTGAAATTCAACTTGATGGCACAATTAAAGCACCTCCAAAGCCAGAGGATGTTGGCGGTGATCAATTGCTCAGGATTGGCTATGTGAACGCCTTAACCATATCTGGTAAAGGAGTTATTGATGGTCAAGGTTCATATGCTTGGAAACAAAATGATTGTTCAAAGAACACTAAGTGCAAACTGCTTGGCatg AATTTGGGTTTCAATTTCatcaataattcaataattCGTGGAATTACAACCAAGGATAGCAAACACTTTCACGTAAATGTTTTGGGTTGCAACAATTTCACATTTGATGGATTTAAAGTAAGTACTCCAGGCGATAGTGCCAACACTGATGGCATCCACATTGGAAGATCCACCGGTGTGAATGTTCTTAATACAGACATTGCCACCGGAGATGATTGTGTCTCATTAGGTGATGGTAGCAGACAAGTACTTGTCCAAAATGTGAAATGTGGACCTGGTCATGGTATTAGTATTGGAAGCCTTGGCAAATACAAGGAAGAAGAGTCTGTTGATGGTATCACAGTTAAGGGTTGCACTTTGAAAGGAACTACCAATGGAGTGAGGATTAAGACTTGGCCTAATGAGCCAGGAACAATTACAGTTACTAACATGAAATTTGAAGATATTACCATGGATAATGTTATGAACCCTATCATCATAGACCAAGAGTATTGCCCATGGAACCAATGCTCCAAACAG AATCCATCGAAAATAAAGATAAGCAAAGTTATCATCAAGAATATCAAGGGAACTTCAGGAACCAAAGAAGGAATTATCCTTGCTTGTAGTAGTGGTGTACCCTGTGAGGGTGTAGAGATATCTAATGTTGATCTCACATTCAAAGGAGCTCCAGTAATAGCTACGTGTTCTAATGTCAAGCCAAAAATAACAGGAAAGGCTCCTGCCTGCACAGCTCCAAGtactaaaaaagaataa